The genomic interval TTCCAGCCGGTTCGCGGTTTCATAAGTGATGGGCTGCACACCCTTATAAATACGATTTAAGGTTTGAACGGTCAGAGATGTTCGCAAGGCAAGCTCTTTTTGACCCATGCCGAGGGACTTGCTCACTTCCTGAAGGGAGACTCCCGGCGGCACGGCATAATCTGGTTCAAATCGCAACTGTTTTTTAATACTCATATAGGCCTCATTTAATGTGTATCCTCAATAGAGACAACCTCAATTTCTGTGACCAATCCCTTATCAATACTCCTATCCGCTGTTACCGGAAGAGGCTTGTTGACAGGTCTAAAAATCAAGCGCATGGGTTGCTCGAGATCGACAGAAAAATGCCACTTGTAATTGCCCGTCAATTCGTGGCAACGAGCCGGAGGCAAATGCGACATAATGGCGAGACAATCTGCAGCTTGCAATTCCATCAACCTCTGCTTTAGCTTGCCAGCCATCTTGTCCC from Candidatus Aminicenantes bacterium carries:
- a CDS encoding killer suppression protein HigA, which encodes MKRKYGDKMAGKLKQRLMELQAADCLAIMSHLPPARCHELTGNYKWHFSVDLEQPMRLIFRPVNKPLPVTADRSIDKGLVTEIEVVSIEDTH